Part of the Cloacibacterium caeni genome is shown below.
CCGTGAAAGGGAATGACGAACATGGGCTGCAGGAACTTGGGAAGCGGTGGAACTTGGGAATGGTGCTGGAAAAACGGGGTGAACACTTCGTGCAGAAAATGGTGGTGTAGAAAAATTCAACTAGGTAAAAACGTAAATAGATGACAGACCGTGATAAGCGGAGGGAAAGACAGTGGTATTCTAGCTGAAAAAAAATGCTTTTTGTTGGCGTTATCAGATGGCGCAGAGCATAGACCATATAAAAGACTTTGACTACTATTATGCTTTGTGCCGTCTGATAATATTGGGGAGGGAAAAAGTGATTTTTTTTCAGCTCTAATACTACTGTGCGCGGTACTGGAAGCTGACCAATGACCAAAAAATCTTTTTCTTTTCATAAAGATTTTTTTGGCAGTGGTTTGCTGGAGGTACTGGAAAAAGAGAAAACGAGTGCACCATTTTCTGCCCTTCGACTCCGCTCAGGGTAAACTCCTAAGCTTTGGCGGGGATATGAAGGTGTTCTTTGTGGGACTGCTCTACTAAATTATAACCAAGCGAGCGGTTGGAAGTTGTAGCGCATAAAGGCTTTGCCTGTTGCTAGGAAAGCATTTAACATAATGCCACATTATAGGGACTATGCAGGGATGATGGCGGAAACCTGCGGTTTGTTTTGGTTTTGGCTGGGTGGAGACAGCTCTCTGTAGCTAGGCAGTGCGTATAATGTTCATTATGTTACTTGCTGCGGCCGGGCGGGGATTTACTTTCCATGTAGCACTAGGGTCTATAACCGGTATTTTATTTAAATAATATGCAATAGTAAAACTTGCTTGACCTGATATTCATAAAAAAAGAGTGCAACCGGTCTCTCTTTTACCTGTTGCACTTCATTAAAGAAGACTTATCAATAACTTGTTTAATAATTCAGCGTAAATCCTGCACCCCAGCTCATATCGCTGTCGTAGTGGGTTGAGATTCCGATATTTTTTGTGACGATATATTTAAGACCTGCCATATATTCTTTGTCGGTATTGACCATGAATGCCCCGCGCAAACGCGCAGTCAACGGAATGTCTTCACGTTTCAGCTGGAACCTTACAATTCCATCTGTAAATATTTCTGCCTGCAGGTCCACCAACATCGGGAGTTTATACATGATACCAGCGCTGAAAGTTTTTCTTTCATCTTTAGTAGATGCCTGTCCAAAAAGGTTTTTTTCAATATTATTCCTGTCAATCTTTCTATAATGATAGTTAAATCCGATAAATGGTTTCAGCCACTGCATACGGTCCACATACCTGCCGAGTTGGGTTTCCACCTCGTAGCCGTGATGAGGATTGTAACCTAAACGCCATTCTGTTCCCAATTCCCAGCGGGCATTTGAGATCCTCGCCATCCCGTCGTTACCATTGGTGGCGAAATCGTTTTCGGCCATCAGGTGCCACATGTTACTTTCGCGCTGAAGCTTTTTATAAGTTGAAGCTTTATCCCGCAGCAAAGGATTCTGATAATCGCCTACTGCAAAAACACGGTTCATTCCCGCCATCATGTGGTAGAGGATGTGACAATGGAAGAACCAGTCCCCATCCGTTTTTGCTTCAAATTCTATGACATTGGTTTCCATGGGCATAATATCCAACACATTTTTGAGGGGTGCCTGAACACCATTTTTGTTGAGTACGCGGAAATCAAATCCGTGCAGGTGCATCGGGTGACGCATCATTGAGTTATTGAAAAGGGTAATGCGGAGAATTTCCCCTTTCTTCACCAATATTTTGTCTGATTCTGCCAGGACTCTATCGTCCATGCTCCAAACGTAGCGGTTCATGTTTCCCGTAAGGGTAAACTTGAGCTCGCGCACGGGACTGTCTTTCGGAAGCGAAGTGTCATAAGGCGACTTCATCATTTCGTAATTCAAGGTGGTAATCCCGGAAGCAGGCATCTGGTGCTTTGAGTGATCCATTTCCGCATCACTGTTGTCCATTGTATTCATCGGCATTGCTGCATTGTTTTCAGCAATAATCTCAGGGTACATCACCTGATTCATATCCATCGTCTGATAACTCATCTTCATGCCCATATCCTTCATGTCACCGTTCATCTTCATCATGTCATTCATCATCTTCATTCCTTCAAAATATTTGAGTTTGGGTAAGGGTGCCTGGGCTTTTTTAATTCCTTCGCCAATGTAAACGGAAGCCGATTTTGTGCGGTCTTCGGGCGTAACAAGGAGTTCGTATGAAGTGTTTTTTTCAGGAATTTCCACTACGATATCCACTGTTTCGGAAACCGCAAGGATCAGACGGTCAACTTCTACCGGTTCAATGTCCAATCCATCACTGGCCACTACTTTTATTTTTCCTCCGGCATAATTGAGCCAGAAATAGGAGGAAGCACCGCCGTTGGCAATTTGAAGCCGAACTTTATCACCGGCTTTATATCGGGAGAGTTGACTTTCGATTTTACCGTTAATCAGGAATGCATCATAATATACATCGCTCACGTCCATGGCCAGCATCCGCTTCCACTCGTTGGTGAGTTTTGTTTTAAAGTGGCCTTCTTTAATGGCTTCGGCATAACTTTGAGTACTGCCTTTTTTAATAGCAAACCAGTCGTTCGCATTGTGGAGCATCCGCTGGACGTTGTTGGGGTTCAGGTTCGTCCATTCGCTAAGGATAAGATGCTCTGTGGGTAGATCATCAATCCCCGGCCGGAAAGTAGGATCTTCGGGACGTTTTTTCAGAATCATCATCCCATACATTCCAATCTGCTCCTGCAGGCCAGTATGTGAGTGATACCAGTGGGTTCCGTTTTGGATGATCGGAAACGAATACGTGTAGGTTGAATGTGGTGGAATGGGTTTCTGGGTAAGCCAGGGAACCCCATCTTCTTTATTTGGAAGATGAAGACCGTGCCAGTGCAGAGAAGTTTCTTCGTCCATTAAATTATGGACAATCACTTCCGCCGTATCGCCCTCATAAAACTCCAGCTTTGGCATCGGAATCTGCCCGTTTACGGCAATGGCGCGTTTCTGTTTGCCCGCAAAATTTACCAGGGTGTCTTTCACATAAAGATGGTAGGTCACTTTGCGTCCGCCTTTTAGGTGCTTTTCGGGCATGGGCATGACCATTTTGTGTTCACCATGTATCTGCATGTTTCCGTGTGCAGAATGATCTTCCTTCTTTCCTTTTTGAGGCACCAGATTCATACCGCACTTGGGACACTTTCCGGGTTTGTCCGATATCACCTCGGGATGCATCGGGCAGGTGTACATCTTTTGCGCTTCTTCATGCTGATGCGGAGCAGGTGTTGAATGTTCCGG
Proteins encoded:
- a CDS encoding multicopper oxidase domain-containing protein, which produces MKYIFSLFLFMAMSINSYSQSTKTVYTCPMHPQVVKSAPGNCPICGMTLVKKTVTEKKTAAKSAPAPKKATVVKKTTGKKPEITAAKTKTVTEVKKPVMPKTKAVPKDPASIKTPEHSTPAPHQHEEAQKMYTCPMHPEVISDKPGKCPKCGMNLVPQKGKKEDHSAHGNMQIHGEHKMVMPMPEKHLKGGRKVTYHLYVKDTLVNFAGKQKRAIAVNGQIPMPKLEFYEGDTAEVIVHNLMDEETSLHWHGLHLPNKEDGVPWLTQKPIPPHSTYTYSFPIIQNGTHWYHSHTGLQEQIGMYGMMILKKRPEDPTFRPGIDDLPTEHLILSEWTNLNPNNVQRMLHNANDWFAIKKGSTQSYAEAIKEGHFKTKLTNEWKRMLAMDVSDVYYDAFLINGKIESQLSRYKAGDKVRLQIANGGASSYFWLNYAGGKIKVVASDGLDIEPVEVDRLILAVSETVDIVVEIPEKNTSYELLVTPEDRTKSASVYIGEGIKKAQAPLPKLKYFEGMKMMNDMMKMNGDMKDMGMKMSYQTMDMNQVMYPEIIAENNAAMPMNTMDNSDAEMDHSKHQMPASGITTLNYEMMKSPYDTSLPKDSPVRELKFTLTGNMNRYVWSMDDRVLAESDKILVKKGEILRITLFNNSMMRHPMHLHGFDFRVLNKNGVQAPLKNVLDIMPMETNVIEFEAKTDGDWFFHCHILYHMMAGMNRVFAVGDYQNPLLRDKASTYKKLQRESNMWHLMAENDFATNGNDGMARISNARWELGTEWRLGYNPHHGYEVETQLGRYVDRMQWLKPFIGFNYHYRKIDRNNIEKNLFGQASTKDERKTFSAGIMYKLPMLVDLQAEIFTDGIVRFQLKREDIPLTARLRGAFMVNTDKEYMAGLKYIVTKNIGISTHYDSDMSWGAGFTLNY